Genomic window (Oryza sativa Japonica Group chromosome 3, ASM3414082v1):
AAACCCCTACATATATATACCCATATACCTATATTGCTTATATAATAATCACCCATGTAATAGTTCATAGTATATACTATTCAGTACCTTTTTCTATATTCCCTGCTTACGTTGTGTTTAATTTGTACAATGATCCTTGCTTCTGACCCATAAAATCACTTttagggcccgtttagttccccaaatttttttcccaaaaacatcacatcgaattattggacacatgcatgaagcattaaatatagataaaaagaaaaactaattgcacagctatgggggaaatcgcgagatgaatcttgtaagcctaattagtctgtgattagccataagtgctacagtaatccacatgtgttaatgacggcttaattagtctcaaaagattcgtctcgcggttttcagacgagttctgaaattagttttttcattcgtgtccgaaaaccccttccgacatccggtcaaacgtttgatgtgacacccaaaaattttctttttcccaactaaacacacccttagaacGCACAATAGATGCTCTAACCTAACAAAGCTCATTCGAGTACAACCACAGAAACGCAGTGTGAAGAGAAAAACCCTTCACAGGCAGTACAACCCATGATGTGCCCCATCTCAGACACAAACAGCCTGCTGGTGTCCTTGAGCCTCTTGACAGCGAGGCCATCATGTGTGCCCGAGAGCGACCAGCCGCTGGGCGCTGGCAAGCGGTGCGCGTTTCAAAAAgcttttgaaaaaagaaaactattactactactactatccgctaaaaattgttttaaaaaagcaCCGGTAGAAGCCAAACCaaatctttgtttttttttcacatttcgCTTTTCCCCTCCCTTTCCACTAAAAAACACTCGctcgccccccctccccccaactccacctgctgctgcttcgCTTCGTCTCCACTTCACCAAACCCTCGCGcgccgtggaggaggtggaggcgagaGCGGAGCAGGAAGATGGCGAGCGGAAGCAATGGCCAATGAGTGCGCGGTAGCCTCGCCTTTTCTACCCCAGCGCCTGCCGTATTAGCTTAGTGCTCGGGTTGGTGCGGCGGGGACTTCGGTGGGGGGCGCGCGGCTTCGCTTCTCGGGCACGCCTCCGCTCGCCCGGATctgggctgcggcggcgagatCCTGAGCTCAGATTCGTCGCGGAGGTAAGGTGCgtggttggatttttttttccttttttcgtGCGGTCGGTTTGATGGTGCTTGCTGGTTAGTGATTCGCGCTGCGCGCGGATTTGTGCTTAATTGGTTGGTCTGGGTTGGTGGGGGTGGCGGCTCAGGTGGCGGCGATGgattccgcggcggcggcgggggaggggcaGCGGTTCAAGCGCATTCCGCGGCAGTCGTTGGCGGGGAACCTGGAGCTGGATCCACTGGTATGTTTCGCTCTAATATTCTGTAGTCCTGCTTGTGGCGCTGTTCATTTGGTGGTGCGAATGTGGGTGCGGTGTGTATTGAGCTACCAGGAGTGGTGGTGGTACCGCAGACAATGTGGTGCGTGTGAACCTGGAGATGTTTGGAATGCAGTGAAGAGGGCACGGTCGAGATCTCAATATCTCAGCTTCTATTGCTTATATTTTCTAAGTGTACTAATTGTTCGGTGAGGGCTGAGTAGTGCAAAATGGCAGTGGTGATATCCAGTGCAGTGGAAGTGAAGGAGCTGCTGGCATTGTGCTGTTGAGTGAAACCTGCACAATGTGATGTGTTTTTTAAATCTCCTCTTTGCTACGATGCTTGTGTATGTAGTGTTCACACCAAATTGGCTGCTTTATATGGTTGGACTTGCAAtgctttattttttccttttgttggaTATGCTTGTAATGCCAAAATGTATCTATTAAATTGTTCATTGCATTGCTATAGGCTGGTGGTTTTGTGCATCTTTGGGTGCAGGGGTTGATATGTTGATATCCCATTATCTAAAATTGCTATAGGCCACTCTAACTGGAAACACACTAGTCACTACTCTGGTCTATGGGTTAATGACTTCATATTTTTCTCACCTATAGCATTCTATCGTAGAATTATTCACTGTACATTTAGTACTGAACATCCTTAGTTGACAATGTTtcattttgctcttttcttATCACAGTTGACAATATAAAACCCAATAGCTAATGCTGCATGGTTTTAATAGTCTTCTTCTTTTGGATTTCAGCTTAATGAAAATTTAGATCAATGGCCACATCTAAATGAGCTGGTTCAGTGCTATAAGGCTGATTTTGTGAAAGACGACTGCAAATATGGACGATATGAAAGTGTTGCACCACCATCTTTTCAGAATCAAATTTTTGAGGGACCTGATACTGACTTAGAAACAGGTATTCTACCGTAACTGAATTTGCCTCAGATGCACAGTGCAGAGTACCTCAGGGATAGTAGCTGATTTTCTTCTTTTGGGTCACAGAATTGCAGCTTAGCAATGATAGGCAATCCAAGCCTGATGAAGTTACTGAAGATGATATGCCAAGCACATCAGGGAGACAATTATATGAGACTGAAGTGCCCGCTTCATCCTCAAAAAAAGTATGTATTAGTTCATTTAATTTCTAGTCATGTAGGTGTTATATTATTTCCTGCCTACTTCACCTTTAGTGCCATAAAATGCTTGCTTAAACCACCTCCCCTATGATTAATCTGAGTGAATACACAGGAGGCTAGTTGCGTTTGATCTAAGCTATTTGCCTATTTCATGTTAAGTTCTTTATGTATTTCAATTGCATGTTAGGCCTCTGTTTCATCTTCTGTAATGCTTGTTGAACATTTTGTGCGCTCAGTTTACTTGTCTGAATCCATTTATGTTTCAATCAATTGTAGTACTGTTCAAATGCTTTCTGATTTATTAATTCGTATGCAAGTAGGCTATGTAGCACAAACTATTATTGTTGACATGGACATTTCAAGCAGAAACATTTTGTGCCACACTGATTTTTCTTTACTTAATAGTTATATAGTTATTCTTCACCGCGTTACATGCTCTCCTTTTGCCTGTCTGTCAGTCATCTATTATCTTTAATGTCTATAGTTCACCTTCATCGATCTAGATGACAATAGCATGTGCAGCAGCAATTGCCATCTTGATGTAGGGCATTAACAACATGTTATTGTTTTTTCAGCACTGCAGTCTATCACCTTTACCAGCATATGAACCGGCATTTGATTGGGAAAATGAGAGATCTTTGATATTCGGCCAACGGGTGCCAGAAAGTGTCCCTGCAATAAACAGCAGGTTTTCAACCTCACGCTCAAGAATTACATATATCATGCACTGAGCTTCCTTTTCTTGTTAATCCCATGTTATTAACTATTCTCTACTGATTACAGTGGATTGAAGATAACTGTCAAGGTGTTATCTTTGTCATTTCAAGCTGGATTAGTTGGTGAGCATAAATAAACACTGAAGTTTGTCTGTCTCTTAACTGCTAGACTTTATAGACCTGCCTTCTGATCACATATCATTTGCAGAGCCTTTTAGTGGTACAATCTGCTTGTACAACAGAGACAGAAGAGAAAAATTGTCAGAAGATTTCTATTTTCATATACTCCCAACAGAAATGCAAGATGTAAGGAGCAACTGAAAACTTCCTTCTGGGCTTCTATTGCATCCCTCTAAATTTTTGCAATTAGTATTTACAAAAAGAAACAGCTGTATCTCATTAATTACTCTGAAATTCTGTCCTAATCTTATTTGCTTTCTTACTAAACAAATTTCTTTTCTTCTGTATTCAATTAGGCTCAGATTTCTCTAGACCGCCGAGGTGTTTTTTCATTGGATGCCCCTTCACCATCAGTGTGCCTTCTGATTCAGCTAGAGAAGGCTGCCACTGAGGAAGGGGGAGTAACACCCTCTGTTTATTCTCGTAAAGAACCTGTAAGAAAGAAATTATTCATTTGTAAAAAAGCAGTGTTGATCCCTAAGTGTATCATATGCACTTATGACCCTTGTGCTAACTTTCATGATATAGGTTCACTTGACTGATAAAGAGAAGCAAAAATTGCAAGTCTGGTCTCGAATCATGCCATATAGAGAGTCGTTCGCATGGGCTATGATTCCACTGTTTGAGAACAACCAGGCTGGTGGTGCTGCCTCTCCCAGTAGCCCTCTAGCACCAAGTATGTCAGGCTCAAGTTCTCAAGATAGTATAGTGGAGCCTATTTCCAAGCTCACTTTGGATGGAAAGCTCAATCATTATTCAAGTGGAAGCTCAGTTATTGTAGAGATATCAAATTTGAACAAAGTGAAGGAAAGCTACATAGAGGACTCCCTCCAAGTAAGCACAAGCAGCTAAGCACAGCTAGTTCATATTGTTAACAGATAGATAattgattattttattttttggccaCTTGTAGGACCCCAAAAGAAAAGTACACAAACCAGTGAAAGGTGTACTGAGGTTAGAGGTGGAAAAACTTCATAATGGCCACAACGACATGGATAACATTTCTGAGGGCGGTAGCATGGCCAATGATTTGAATGATGCTGGTGAACTCAATAATGGTAGATACAACCGGAGTAGCTTTGATGGGATCCATGGTTCTTTGAATTCTAGTGCCGTGGCCCAGAAAGATGCACATCAGAATGGTCAAGCTTCCAATACAGAGAGTGGTGAAAATGTAACTACAAAAATGCTTCATCTACCTCATTTTGTGGAGTGTTAACTTTTGAGGCTTGTACCATGGACTAACACTTGCTTTCCTGTTTGTATGACATGGTTCTTTCTTGTTTCAGTTTCAAGCTTTTGACTTTCGGATGATGACCCGAAGTGAGCCATTTTCACAACTCTTCCATTGTCTCTATGTGTACCCACTGACTATTAGCTTGGGCCGTAAAAGAAATCTATTTGTAAGAGTGGAATTGAGAAAGGATGATTCTGACATCCGCAAGCCTCCATTAGAGGTTTGTTTACACATGCATTATACTCTTTgtgttttgttgtttttgttgttcAGTATGCTTAGCCACTAGATATCGAATTTCAGGCTGTTCATCCAAGGGATCGGAACACAACACTACAGAAGTGGGCGCATACTCAGATTGCTGTTGGAACGAGAATGGCTTGCTACCATGATGAAGTTAAAATCAGTCTGCCTGCTCTCTTGACACCCCAACATCATCTTCTGTTCACATTTTACCATGTAGATCTCCAAATGAAACCTGAAGCCCCCAAACCAGTATGCTTTCTGTTCCTTATCACTAAGGTACACTTGTGTTTGGTTCGTGTGCATTCTGCTAGTGCCTAACATTTTCTTCCTTCAGGTTGTCGTGGGATATGCTGTTCTTCCACTGTCGACACACATTCAGTATGCAATTATACATTTTTTCCTCCTCTTGTTTTCAAAGTTGAAATATTTGTATTGAATTAATCTTGGACAGCTGCTTCATATATGGGACCTCATCCTATTGATGCTTTACTAGCATACCTACTAATTCAGTTTATGTTATTTAAGCAAATATGTGAAGAACTAGGATTTTGTTGAAACTTGGGAGAGCAATCTTTATAGGGTTGTGCCATCAAGTTATATGTACACCATGGTTTGACTCCAGCAGATAATGAAAGCTTAATGAAGAAATTCAGATCACTAGTATTTATCATTTTGTCGTGTACTAAGAATCAAAGAAAGCACCGTGGTACTTACTCAATAGGAGCCCTGAATGCTGCATACCATATCAACCATACTTTTGATCAAATGCTAGTAGCAGCGTGCTTTTAATATATGTATGGAAACTGCCCTTTTCTTTCCACGTAACATCCATTGGCCATCTTGAAAATTAGATCACAATCTCATACCATCTGTAACTGTTATCACAAGTTTAATGAGGAACTCTGAAGTGCTTATAATATCTTATTGAGTTTTTATAATGGAATTGAAATTGATATGCAACATTATTCTGAATCTAATAGGTTACTTTCAGACGTATCTTTGCCAATTTTAAGAGAACTTGTTCCACATTACCTGCAGGAAAGTGGAAAGGTTTGCTGCTTATCTttgccccctccctctccccttcttTTTGTTTACCGTAGTGCAAATTTCATCTTCAAAAACATTTTCTGTAGTGTTTTTTATTTACATTTTCATTCTTATACAGGAAAGAATGGACTATCTGGAGGATGGCAAAACTGTTTTTAGGTTGCGATTAAGACTTTGTTCTTCATTATTCCCAGTTAATGAAAGAATAAGAGACTTTTTTGTCGAGTATGACCGCCATACACTTCATACAAGTCCACCTTGGGGTTCTGAGCTTCTTGAGGTATCTATTTTGTTCCACTTCCTACATGACTATACTTGGAGCCTCTGCTGTTAATTTCCTTATTTATTCTACTCCTGCTGCTATTTGTCTTTTATGATGAACACTTAAGCAAGACATTTGCCTTTTGCGGCCAACAGATGGTAATAGTCTGTTTGGCCTGTTCGTTCGTTCATGAAGCAGGCCAGAGGGATTCACACTCTTCAACTGTTTGTGAAAACTCTTTATTTAAGCTGTTCATTCTGGTTATATGcatacttaggctgtgttctttagCCTAAGTCCCCGACTCaactccctcgttttccgcgtgcacgcttcccaaactgctaaacagtgtttttctttgcaaaaagtttctgtagaaaagttgctttaaaaaatcaaattaatctattttcattttttatagctaatacttaattaatcatgcgttaatccATTGCTCCATTTTGCGTGTGGAggggaggggttcccaacccctccaaaCAAACACAGCCGTACAGTAGATACCAACACTATATATACATTGGCATCTAAGCTTTGGATTTTACTCTGTTGCAGGCCATAAACAGTTTAAAGAATGTTGAATCTACTGCACTGTTGCAATTTCTCCAACCCATACTTAATATGCTACTTCATCTTATCGGTGATGGTGGTGAAACCCTTCAGGTTGTTGGTTGTTGTCTTTCTGTTGTACATAATAAGTTTACTATTCAATAATGCTCAATTATGCTTGATGTTGCATGTCTATGTATTTTGCAGGTTGCCGCATTTCGAGCTATGGTCAATATCCTAACCCGGTAATTTTGTGCTTTCTTGTTTGTTTTATATGCATCTTTTCACTTTTGGTTTTACTAGCTTCTCTCTAGAGCTCTAGCGTTCTGTGCTGATCGAGTGTTTGAATCCATGACACAATATGAAAACTGCTAATCTCTTGTTATATCAGTTCAGCACTTAGGACCATATGATGTACCACAAATTAAGTTACAGACAATGCATTGCTCTTGCAGGGTCCAGCAGGAATCATCTGATGGGGCTGAGAGAAATCGGTTTCTTGTTAGTTATGTTGATTATGCTTTTGATGACTTTGGTGATCGGCAAGCACCTGTATACCCTGGTCTGTCTACTGTTTGGGGAAGCCTGGCTCGGAGTAAGGTTAGTATAGGTTTCCTCTTTCTGTTTTGAGCAATCTATTATTGGGTGTGTTCTGCTTGATATCATCATGTTTATTATAGTTGTGGCTTTCAATGTTTGTGCTTGAGCCTTATAAGCCAAGTAGAGGGTACCCTTGGTGCTACTAATACTGTTTAAAACTGATATCATGCAGACATCCATGAAGTTATCATTATAGCCAGAATTTTCTAGTTATAAAGATTAAATTCTTACTCATGCACTTGCATGGATAAGTTAAACTCCTGATGATGTTCTTGCACAGACCAATTTAACCCAAAGGCCTAAGCTGAATACCATAATGACTTTATATTCTAACAACCACCTGAATACCTAAAACCATTTTGCTTCCTGAGTTCTTGCATCCCAATATATCATCTGTTAACGCTCGTCCTTGTCATGTTTTTTCCTGTATATTTTGAATTCTCCTGAGTGAATGCTTTATTCAATCAGCCTTTAACAGGCCTACCTTTCTCTGCTGCTTTGCTTCACTATTAATTCTTCTGTTTTGTTTTCTAGGCTAAAGGTTATAGAGTTGGGCCAGTCTATGATGATGTGCTGGCAATGGCTTGGTTTTTTCTGGAGCTTATTGTAAAATCGATGGGATTGGAACAAAGTCGTCTATTTTACCATAATCTTCCACTAGGTAGCAGCATATGTTCACCTGTCTCAGAGCAGTTCACACAACATTTTCATTATAAGAATATGTGATCATCAAATAAAGTGTGTTTTTGATTGTTTGCTGTCATGCTCTAGGTGAAGATGTCCCACCGCTACAGTTGAAAGATGGTGTCTTCCGATGTATCATGCAGCTGTTTGATTGCCTTCTAACTGAGGTTCATGAGCGCTGTAAAAAGGGTTTAAGCTTGGCGAAGCGCTTGAACAGCACACTTGCTTTCTTTTGTTATGATCTTCTATCAATTATTGAGCCACGCCAAGTTTTTGAGCTGGTAATGTTGGAAATCACATTTAAATTTTTCGTTCTTGCCCTGATTCTTTGTTATTTATGCATCGAATTCTTCTGTTTGTTCGCAAAGAAATCCTGCTTTGCTTCAACATTCCTGTTCCTTTTAAGGGTGGCCATTTGACTTCTTGGTATTGTTTCTGTTAATATTTGTACCCCTTTTTCCTGTTGGTTGtttgggatttatttgagtCAATTTGTATGAGTCGCCAGTGAAAAGCTTTGTCTCATGCATCTTTGTGCATAAAACGCTGGTAAATAAATGCACCCTCTCTGCTTTTCAGGTTTCATTGTATATGGACAAGTTTGCAGGAGTTTGCCAGTCAATTCTCCATGATTGCAAATTGACATTCCTTCAGATAATATGTGACCATGATCTTTTTGTTGAGATGCCTGGTCGTGACCCCTCTGATAGGTATGTTGGCCCTTAGGTCCCTCATTTGTGGATGTTTGCCTTCCCAATATATGTTGGCAATACTTATCTGCTTTTCAAACATATTTTGGTGGACTGGCAATTTATTCAGAGACTTTAGGCTTCTTTCTTTAAGTTCGAAATATTTCTTAACATGAAGGCATTCATTCTCTGTTATTTATACAAATCTTGGTATGGGGATTTTATACATTTCTAATCCTTATAATGGTcattcctgttttttttttaaataaataaccCTATCCCTGCATGCTCTTTGCCTTAGGTTGCTAAAAGTTTTAGGCACTTTATATCTTGTGAATTAGCATGTTTGAGCTAAATACTCTGTTTTTGCAGAAATTATCTCTCGTCAGTACTTATTCAAGAGATTTTTCTCACCCTTGACCATGATGATCTATCTCAGCGAGCGAAAGTAAGAATCTTAATTGCAAGACAAACACTTTGGTTCACCACTCAATACATTCTCTTCTACCTTTTCAACCTGTCTTACTTGTGATGGAAAATAACTTTTCTTGCTTATGGGAATTTTATTTACTGTAGGCAGCCCGTATTTTGGTTGTTCTAATATGCAAGCATGAATTTGATGCACGATATCAAAAAAGTGAAGACAAGCTGTATATTGCTCAGCTGTATTTTTCTCTTATAGGACAGGTATTTGCACATTTACTTCGTAATAACTACATTGCAATGAATATTGGTAATTAGTACATTGTTCTCTGCAAGATTTATCATACACAGGGTTGTAGTTACAAAATTTGTTGCTTGTGGAAAACTCTGATTTTTGCAGATTCTAGATGAGATGCCTGTATTCTATAATCTAAATGCTGTTGAAAAGCGTGAGGTGCTGGTAGTCATTTTGCAAATCATAAGGAACTTGGACGACATGACTCTGATCAAAGCATGGCAACAGAGCATTGCTAGAACCAGATTGTTCTTCAAGCTACTTGAAGAATGCATTACCCATTTTGAGGTCTGTAGCATGATTTCATTCAGAACTTAGAAAGAAGTATTTTCAATATTTTTGGCATTGGTGTGAAGTGTTTTCAATATTATTAACATTGGTGAAGACATACTGGTATTATCGCTGCCAGTAAATTTGTATCGAACGTATTTCTGACATTCCCTGTAACTCCACTGCTATGGTGGTTGTGTTGAAATGCACCCTGATTAATGCGTCCACACAATAGAGTAAAGGGTTGTGTGTTAAGGATTTTCTTGGTGGAGCACATCTCCTTTCCCTACATTTGatagttaatatatattttttttaaaaaaatggcaaACAACTCTTTCAGGTGACGGATTTTGGAGTATATCTGAATCCAATTTCTTTTCATTGCGGTGGTGTTATATATTTGTGTTTGGGCATTTCAAAACTGACACATACACACATATAAATTACTTAGTGGCAAGCACCTCCCCCTTTTTAATTGGTAGTATTGCATGATAACAGTATCTAATCCATCTAACCTCAGATATACAAATTTTGATCTGGTAAGATTTGTGCGTTGATTTATCACTGATTATGAGTACTCTTATATTATTACAGTTTATTTGATGCTAAATCTCTTTAATGTATTCTGCAGCACAACAAAACAGGAGACAGCTTGTTACTAGGCTCAAGTTCACGGAGCCCTGATGCTGAGCGCCCTGCATCTCCAAAGTACTCCGATCGATTATCCCCATCAGTTAATGCATATTTGTCTGAGGCATCACGCCAT
Coding sequences:
- the LOC4332718 gene encoding guanine nucleotide exchange factor SPIKE 1, translated to MDSAAAAGEGQRFKRIPRQSLAGNLELDPLLNENLDQWPHLNELVQCYKADFVKDDCKYGRYESVAPPSFQNQIFEGPDTDLETELQLSNDRQSKPDEVTEDDMPSTSGRQLYETEVPASSSKKHCSLSPLPAYEPAFDWENERSLIFGQRVPESVPAINSSGLKITVKVLSLSFQAGLVEPFSGTICLYNRDRREKLSEDFYFHILPTEMQDAQISLDRRGVFSLDAPSPSVCLLIQLEKAATEEGGVTPSVYSRKEPVHLTDKEKQKLQVWSRIMPYRESFAWAMIPLFENNQAGGAASPSSPLAPSMSGSSSQDSIVEPISKLTLDGKLNHYSSGSSVIVEISNLNKVKESYIEDSLQDPKRKVHKPVKGVLRLEVEKLHNGHNDMDNISEGGSMANDLNDAGELNNGRYNRSSFDGIHGSLNSSAVAQKDAHQNGQASNTESGENFQAFDFRMMTRSEPFSQLFHCLYVYPLTISLGRKRNLFVRVELRKDDSDIRKPPLEAVHPRDRNTTLQKWAHTQIAVGTRMACYHDEVKISLPALLTPQHHLLFTFYHVDLQMKPEAPKPVVVGYAVLPLSTHIQLLSDVSLPILRELVPHYLQESGKERMDYLEDGKTVFRLRLRLCSSLFPVNERIRDFFVEYDRHTLHTSPPWGSELLEAINSLKNVESTALLQFLQPILNMLLHLIGDGGETLQVAAFRAMVNILTRVQQESSDGAERNRFLVSYVDYAFDDFGDRQAPVYPGLSTVWGSLARSKAKGYRVGPVYDDVLAMAWFFLELIVKSMGLEQSRLFYHNLPLGEDVPPLQLKDGVFRCIMQLFDCLLTEVHERCKKGLSLAKRLNSTLAFFCYDLLSIIEPRQVFELVSLYMDKFAGVCQSILHDCKLTFLQIICDHDLFVEMPGRDPSDRNYLSSVLIQEIFLTLDHDDLSQRAKAARILVVLICKHEFDARYQKSEDKLYIAQLYFSLIGQILDEMPVFYNLNAVEKREVLVVILQIIRNLDDMTLIKAWQQSIARTRLFFKLLEECITHFEHNKTGDSLLLGSSSRSPDAERPASPKYSDRLSPSVNAYLSEASRHEIRPQGTPENGYMWNRVSPQLSSPNQPYSLREALAQAQSSRIGSTARALRESLHPVLRQKLELWEENLSTAVSLEVLGIIDKFSVAAASRSITTDYAKLDCVTSVLMGLLSRSQPLAFWKAFLPVVYNIFNLHGATLMARENDRFLKQIAFHLLRLAVFRNDSIRKRAVVGLQILVRNSFNYFKNTTRLRVMLTITLSELMSDVQVTQMKSDGSLEESGETRCLRKSLEEMADVRSKDLLKDCGLPVNALEAAPEGSTDNRWSWVEVKHLSKCLVQALDAGLEHALLGSEMTLDRYAAAEGFYKLAMAYAPVPDLHIMWLLHLCDAHQEMQSWAEAAQCAVAVAGVIMQALVGRNDAVWSKEHVASLCKICPIVNTDVSSEASAAEVEGYGASKLTVDSAVKYLQLANKLFAQAELYHFCASIQELIIPVYKSRRAYGHLAKCHTSLKDIYESILEQEASPIPFIDATYYRVGFYGERFGKLNKKEYVFREPRDVRLGDIMEKLSHIYEAKMDGNHTLHIIPDSRQVNADELQPGVCYLQITAVDPVMEDEDLGSRRERIFSLSTGTVRARVFDRFLFDTPFTKNGKTQGGLEDQWKRRTVLQTEGSFPALVNRLLVIKSESLEFSPVENAIGMIETRTAALRNELEEPRSSEGDQLPRLQSLQRILQGSVAVQVNSGVLSVCTAFLSGEPATRLRSQELQQLIAALLEFMAVCKRAIRVHFRLIGEEDQEFHTQLVNGFQSLTAELSHYIPAILSEL